In the Paramisgurnus dabryanus chromosome 18, PD_genome_1.1, whole genome shotgun sequence genome, AGTAATGGCAAGTAATTTTATGTCGCCATACATTTGGGATAAAACAGGTTAAGATTTCATGACATTTATAATGTCTACTGTACTCAACGTGATGTCTACAAACAAGGACAGCTAGGGTCGATTATAAGCTACAAAAACAGTTACGAGGGAAAGTTGATGAGGTAGTTGAAGATATCATGGTACTGCAGGTCATAAAAGCTATCGTTCCTTTATCGATACTGTACACGTTAAAAGCATCCCGGGGGCTTTCAATAATGATATGTTTTGCTTAatctattaaagggatagttcacccaaaaatgaaaattctgtcatcatttactcaacctcatgttgttttagacctttatgaatttcttttatctaatgaacacaaaataagatttgataaatgatggttggtaaccattgacttccatagtaggatgcAAAAAgaagtattttgataaatgatgaaggagatattttgatatatgatggtaagcacacagttaatgggatccattgacttccattcctGCTGGCGCCATTAATTTCATATTCGCTCCCGGCTGTCCCTGCCTGAAAAAATTGCAAAGTAAACATAATGGGTAACGTGACGTCCGGAGCTCTATAGACaagttaattaaatgtattaagtCTTTGCTTTGCAAAATAACAGGAACAGCTCATACACCGAAAACATATGTCTATCCTCATGACCAACCATTCCTGGTTGGGAGCAACATCACTTTCTGTTGCATCAGGGAAGAAGAGACGGTTAAAGATTTAGATTCTCTGTTTACAACCCGCATCAGCAACAGGACATACATCACAAAACCACATCAACTTCAGAGCCGGTCAGGACAACAGGACATAATGTGGGATAATTACGGCGCCACCGTATTTGTTGGGTGTAAGTGTGAACATATCCAGTTCAATCTGAATTTATTCATTTAAGTTATATTTAGTCATTAGGTAAATgttaaaatgaagaatttatTTAAAGGCAACTGGAGATTGTTTTTATGTAGTTGGGGAGTAGtctttctttgtatttttgccaACATAAGGAATTAAATTTATTATCGGGCCGTATATGggaaaatatgtgtgtgtgtatataatatataaatatatagccAACTTTCATACATTCCAAATCTTAATCTCTGTCCACATTCTCTGGCTGCCACAGATCCCCCAGATGACCATGATCTCAAATGTGTCACACGGGATCTCATCTCTGTGGAGTGCAACTGGACACTTGGTCGAACTCTTTTGACTGAAATAAGAACACTTACAAATTACACACTTAATGGAAGGTACCCACAGTCCATCTACTAAAATAAGCATTATAACCGTCAATCATGTAATTACTGATAAATATGCTATCACATGCTTATTGTTTATCTTTGTTAGAGACTGTACGGTTAAGGATAAGGATGGTCAGTCTGGTCACTGTGTGGTGAATGGAATCAATGTGACAAATTGGACCCTGATTGCCAAAAATCCCCTTGGTGTGAAGATCCTCAATTATACAGCTGACCCCTTACATCGAGGTCAGAATTAAAATCTTTTTACAGAATACTGCATGGCCGCGGCAGTCATTTCTACATTCAGTTGTGAATtgtaatctttaaaaaaatttaatcagtttgttttgtttttgcacagtATGGTTGAAAGCCCCCGTGAACATCCTTACTCGCGCTGTTTATGAAAGAAATGCCACTATTAATTGGGACTGGAACGTTAAAGCATATGATTCCTTTTTAATGAAATGTCAGGTGGAACTCAATGGACACACTTACAATGTTAGTGTCATTAATTCTTATCTTGCTTACTTACATATGCTTTATAAATATGATGCATTTGAAGGGATTCTAATATGATgccaaatattttttatcttcACAAAGAAAAGCTTCAGTGGGTCAAGACTTACCTCAATTGTGCTTGTAGATCTACAGCCTTTTACTAATTACACAGCCAGAGTGTGTTGTGGGTCTTTTGAGCGCTTTTACAATTGTGGTGACTGGAGTGATATTACGCGCTTCAGAACTAAAGAAGACAGTGAGTATACACAGCATTGTGTGGTTGTGTTggtttaacccatggttgggtaaatattttacagtacCAACTTTTGGGTGAAATAAAcctatgttgggttgtttcaacccatgttTGGGAAAGAAGAACTCAgcttatgtttatttataacccagtGGTTGGTTATCTCCAATATTAACCCAGACATGGGTTAAACCAACCCAATATTTTTAAAAGCAGTGGTTTCAAACTGGGGGTTTTAAGATTGGGCTGGGGTGCCCAGTTTTTgaaattttattaaatacattaatttgTCATACTAACCAATGGCcctacattgtatcattttatatgtttcatattttcataagatttgatttatgtatttttaaatacaattatgTGATGCTAAACTTAATTATAATGCAAGTATAAGAAAATTTATGCAATTACAGATTATATAATTTGTCACACCAATGATCTCTTTTCAGTTCCAGAAACGTTAGATGTTTGGATCCAATATCTGGAACAAAATGCATATGTTCTATCTAAGGTAAGACCAGTTTATACTTTAAACATGATCTTTTTGCATATTACACTATTTTTTAACTGAAAGCACTCGctgtctgttggtaagggagtgagggCAGTAGCTCATTTGTATTTACGTATGTAGGTACATAAAAACATGAAaactcccacccaaataggggcattttggacatgctataataataataatatgatctGTTGGGAATTTTAAGATGAACTTCACAGACCAATTTAGCCTGTTTCGCACAGAGATTAcagaaaatacacggaaaatgcgCCAGGGATTTGTCTGGAatcatttgatttttggttcgTTCACATTGCCAATGATTTTCAGGAATCCATAAAGATCCCGCAGAGACACAAGACATATTTAAAGTCCTGGACTTATTAGGTTTTTCAATGTCTAAAGCATCCGCAGTTTGCTAAGTATCTGTGATATCTCTCTCTCGAGAAACCACGTGCGTGAATTTTTGCTTATATGGACCAAAAAAATGGTGCTGTGTAAAGGGAGTtttctaggcacacctgagacttgtATTACACCTTGTAACAAAATGTGCCCTTTAAGTAACTAAATGGCAGGATTGAATTATTGTTCTCTGCACTTTGTATAAAGCCAAACAAGTTAAAGTTCTGCTTTTATTAAACTAATATCTAATGTGTATGTAACTAATGTTTTAAAGCCTCTAACAAAAGAACAAAGTCATGGGGTGCTTACTGGTTATAAACTGACTACGATCGACTCTGAAAATAAGATGAGTAGCATCGACATCCAGAATGAAACACTGTGCTACCCTATCAGCTTTGGAAATAAAATGGGCGATCGAAAGATCTCCGTCTATGCTAAAAACTCAGCTGGCCTATCTCCCCCTGCCAGCATCACCATCACAAGCTATCCTGGTAAGGTCACTAGagaattttatatttaaataggtcaattttttaaatgctttattggttttacaatgttttttgCAGGAGTCAATGTAAACCAGATCAGAGGCACTGATGGTGGCTTTAACATATCTTGGGTGGATAGATCCAGTTCCAGTTGTGGTTATGTTGTTGACTGGTTTCCAACGTACAGTAAGGAAAAATGTGCTTTAAAATGGATAAAGATCCCATCTGGTCACTTAAGCACCAGGATCCAGTCAGGTCAGTTGGAAGTAAAGTAACAATAtttgtatttggtaacaaaAGTGTATTTTACATGACTTTATCTTCTGTTAGTAGTGTGTAATGTAATGTACTGATATGTATTTTGAtcttttttgattatttttatcATCATATTTATAATGTCTAACTAAAGATAAGTAATATCCTGTAGCACGGTTACCTTTAGGTTGCACAAACCCACCTGTTGCTTTGTATGTATGAAGTGTGATTAGCAGTAATGTGTGAATTTTATAATAGTACATTTGTGCATTTAATATAATGAACATCTGCTGAGAAATCATGACAAAAAGTGTTTAGTTTGATATCCTCTTCAGATTGAAGTACTTAATGGGTAGAAAATGGGTGTAAACAGGAGAAATTGGAAGACGTCACACACACGCTACTATATCTATAATCATAAACATAAACTTTATATGTCCATAGTGTGAACTGCTCTTTATTCATGcactaattttttttgcataatttgtaACAGAGTTCCTTCGGCCAGGTGTCAGATATACTGTTTCAGTCTACAGCTGTACTGCCGGTGCTCCACAGCTTCTCCAGAAGAGCGAAGGTTATGCTATAGAGCAACGTAAGCAGTCAAGATTTCAGATTTCTTAAGTCCATTTTGCAACCTTAAAACATTATTCATAATCACTTTTTCAAAAGTTTTTACCACGCTAGTATTTGACTTAGGAAATACAGTATTTGCTaatcacacaaaatattttgatcATCCTTCCTTCTCCATTCTCCTTCTTATTGTTCATTTCGACCTATCTGTTCTCAGGGCCATCTGAGAAAGTTCAAAATCTCACAGGAAGTCTAAATGGCAGAAATCTTCTGCTTTCCTGGAACGAAGTGCCCTTAGACAAGCAAGGAGGCTTCATACAAGGTTATAGGGTCACAATAATCCCGTCTGGTGCTGCATCTATCAGCACAATAACAAATGGTGGGTTAAATTCCTAATTGACTTTCCTTAAGAAGAGGTTGCACGTTACAAATtaactttgtgtttttatttgtagaGACTACAGTTCAATTAACATTAGATCCTGGAACCTACGATATCGAGGTTGCTGCATTTACAACCGCAGGGGAAAGTGTAAAGGACATATACAGCATGGCCCTAACTACGGGTAAAAGCCATATGTGTAAAGATATTTTCCTAATGTTTTTATTGATGACTTTTTTTTTGAAGGACAATTCACAATAACTTGTAACAATATTAGCTTAGTTacagtacactgtcagaaaaatagTCAAATATGGTCCCTTGCTGTCAATGGGGCTGTACCCTTAtaaacaacctgatctcacgaaatTCCAtggcatagtcacagaatttttgcTCATatttctgtggcattctcacggatctccgcatttttccatggccctgccacagactttcttttccgtggcattctcacggattggttactcaactgttttgtcttattttcttactattgtcgcttcggtttagggttagatttacataaaatgacacccacaccaaactctaaccccaacgccaggcgacaattgtttagagtttagaaaatataaaagaatacgtcagaaaaaattgtataaaccaatacttaaagtgacatactaacacaaacaccaaatataaccttaaaccgaagcgacaatggtttaaaataggaaaaagcagttgagtaaccaatccgtgacaaTGCCATGTAATAGAAAGTCTGtcgcagggccacggaaaaatgcggagatccatgagaatgccacggaaaaatgagcaaaaaattcggGACTATCCCactgaactttgtgagatcCTGTCTTATAAAGGTCattgtaccatttaggtacagatatgtataatTTTGGTTATGGTATGAAGAAC is a window encoding:
- the lifrb gene encoding LIF receptor subunit alpha b, producing the protein MLVWVWCVLLAFLDQQTFMIHGHLLSVKDVKVFPENNKTIEGGTWVLNVEWTEVENAVPEKLMYDIEVLLTEQNKRLHNETIEVKRDLSTPHRWKWRSLFPLECTSLSVRLRYRDQNQTGPWSPLYPYEGTAHTPKTYVYPHDQPFLVGSNITFCCIREEETVKDLDSLFTTRISNRTYITKPHQLQSRSGQQDIMWDNYGATVFVGYPPDDHDLKCVTRDLISVECNWTLGRTLLTEIRTLTNYTLNGRDCTVKDKDGQSGHCVVNGINVTNWTLIAKNPLGVKILNYTADPLHRVWLKAPVNILTRAVYERNATINWDWNVKAYDSFLMKCQVELNGHTYNKSFSGSRLTSIVLVDLQPFTNYTARVCCGSFERFYNCGDWSDITRFRTKEDIPETLDVWIQYLEQNAYVLSKPLTKEQSHGVLTGYKLTTIDSENKMSSIDIQNETLCYPISFGNKMGDRKISVYAKNSAGLSPPASITITSYPGVNVNQIRGTDGGFNISWVDRSSSSCGYVVDWFPTYSKEKCALKWIKIPSGHLSTRIQSEFLRPGVRYTVSVYSCTAGAPQLLQKSEGYAIEQRPSEKVQNLTGSLNGRNLLLSWNEVPLDKQGGFIQGYRVTIIPSGAASISTITNETTVQLTLDPGTYDIEVAAFTTAGESVKDIYSMALTTDDEMIVATVLGSSVAALVFIIIAFLCYRKKKWIKKMLYPDIPEPKLLGQWATKRMYCSQMTEPYIKCEIQKIHGIDPTSTQLEPAEDSALLSSNSSLGPVNLSYQNVSELSLVSSCPPVTSFISLDPLSSSSEAKMLTSFIENPTYVMSWPADVSQISGPTLEMDDNYLPAPMVVQTFLETDGNYKPHSQL